One Glycine max cultivar Williams 82 chromosome 1, Glycine_max_v4.0, whole genome shotgun sequence genomic window, atgtaaaaaaaaaaaactttttacatcatttaaaacaatttaaaagttTGGTATGAAATTTAAGAAATTTGCAAATATATCTACATTCTAAATTGATTACTAaagaattaatattaaaaatactttttagttTGATTAATTTTCTAGTACAATTGATGTTAAAAGCATTAtttatatggattttttttaagtgattgtAGTAGTATTGATAGAAATATTCACTATATCGATTATTAATTTCTGGTGAAAATCCTATTTATATCGATTCTAATCAGAGACAATTTATAATGctgattttaatattataaaaataataccaTCTCACATGCTACATCGATTTCTAGAGAAGCAATGTAGAATGATGATgtgaaaagtattttttttttatagtcttGCAATCAAATGTAGTAAAATTTAAGTTGATAAAGTATTAACCCTGCCCCAACGATTTGTAATTGGAGATAATGAGGTAGTACCAGAAATTATATCTTGGTCCAGGATCACCATTTCAGCTCTGATCTCAGTGAATAATCACTCCACACATGAATTTCGAGATATACTCACAACAGACAAGTAATGACAATATCCTAATCTTTCTGCAAATCTCGTGTAAAATAttgatatgaaatttttttgatcagttattgatatgaaatttaaaacctATGTTTCCTCCTCCAAAGATAACTACTCCATCACGGAATTGCAGATAAAAATCGGAATTACTGATCAAGCCACGACGCCATTGCTGTACCACAAAAAGTGAGGAGAAATAGCTTTTATGATTGGTGCAACACCCTTTTTCATCATAGCATTATCactaataattgataattgtgaATCGTAGCAGAGCAACCACAAAGAGGagattaattataattgatcatGAAGAATGTGCAATAATATTAGGAAAAATGAACCAACATGAACTTGCATTGTTTATATGTATGTTCATAAGCTTAATGTTTCAAAATTGGCATTGTCTTATTGTGATAAGGTCTATGAGTCTACCCTCAATCATTTGCAAAATATTCCAGCAACATATACCTTGTGCATTTGAATCCTGGAAGCACCACAACAAGTTTTGAAATCATCTCTGcaagattaaattttttatgtatagacaaatacacatgttgtatttattttaacattttgatATAGATCTTTTTGTATTAGAGagatttttgattttttctaaCTACCAAATATATCTCGTTTATTGTATCAtgttgggtttaatataatttaatttttttttcaaaaagttttgaaACCATTCTATTGTGAGACGTAATGCGGCAAAGGAAACTTGggtttttaatttcatatcaaTCCATGATATGATTTTGTACGTGATTTGTGGAAGAATTAAGATAACGTCAATATTTACTAGTTAGTAAGTATATCTCTAGAGTACACGTGTCAAGAAATTACTGGCCGGAATCACAGTTGAAATAGTACGGCGTGTACGGTAGAATGACAAATTTTTAtcggaaaattttcatttttggtctCAAAGTGTTTACTTTTTAATACGAGAGAAtttcttgcaatttttttaagtaaaaaaatgttaacccCACTCAATATTACATAAATCCGGTCAAAATTTTAACAATCTAATCATCCCCCGAGACAAACCGGTTGACAAAGTACCAGTAACTCACATTGACTGCTtaaatagtgtaaaaaaaatattctacttAAATCCAAATGTTTTTGCTAAATATCCTACTtaaatagtgtaaaaaaaatattctaccaTTTGAACCCCTTGAAGCAATTGAAGAAATGTTTTTGCTTTGGGTGAAGATAAGACACGAAGAATGAAATGAAGTTTTGTAGGGAAGAATGGGGAAAGCGCGGGCTaggagtgtaaaaaaaaaaaaacactcattccaattgaattggattgtaattaaatttaaatcaaattatttatttcttaaactagtttaagaaaaaaaaattattattttataaaatcaatttaattaattaaattgtttctATAAAACCAGTTAACTAAattggtttttatttaaatattttttatttaaaaaatagttcaaaaattaatttaattttaaatcagtttaattatttaaatataaaatcgaATAGATAACAGCCAttcgatttgatttttttactaaattagtTTTCCATACCTTAGCACAAGGTTATTGCTTTATGCACTTCTAAGTTGTTTCTTGTATAtctttctgaattttttttttttttacttttggatGGATCATTTGGGaggtcaaaatttataatttttccaaaatataatttaatgtaattttaccttctaaattaattattctaaaagttaaaaagaagtaaaaaaaaaaaaaaaacaagttggagtaaaaaaaaaagtcaagaaaGCAATGCATTTGGTATTGTAGTGCGATGAGCTGGTCCTGCAGGAGGGAATCAAATGTTTGTTGGTTCGATGCAATAAGTAAAACACTTCCTAGAAGCCGCCACGTACTCTTTCAAGACTCAGATCAAACAAACTCTTTCCGTCCCTTCAACACggatcaattaaatttattgccTCCAACTAACTCATGTGAGGTTTTCTTTAAGCAAATATCttaagaatatttattaaaaatttaagggaaaaatatttttattaaaaaataaaatattaattttttttttatgttttcttataatttacgtaataaatgattctttttaatttttaaccacTATCCTAAACATTAATCATCTAAGACTTTTCTTTAATTGAAACTAAACACgaagtttcaattttaattagtaccataatttcagaaaacaaattaGATTTTTCCATGATGTCTTAACTTGACTTCGTGTTTGCGTTCTCatctcaattaattattaaggaTTTGTGGACCTTTTTGAATTTCCCCACAACCCCATTTAAACCTCAGATTTTGTCATCACGTCACATTACaaaaccatcatcatcatcctccATCATCGACAGCCCTCTTCAAACTCTTAACTTTagattcgttttttttttttcctttatattttttttaaattttctcataacacAATTCAACACTTAAAGGAACACTTTGAACTTTTCAAAACTATaaccccttctctctttctttgttttttcctGTTATATCAAAAATCACTCTTGCATTACACAAAGTCACATACATGGACCTAACCAAGGACACCAACACCCTTGACACAAATTCTCAAACCCCACCACAACCCTTCACCACCAACGGCTCCCTCAAGGACCATCACCATCACCACCCCACCACCGTGTCACCGCCGCAACAGCCACCGTCTACGGCGGTTGCCTACAAAGAGTGCCTCAAAAACCATGCAGCCAGCATTGGTGGCCACGCGCTTGATGGGTGCGGTGAGTTCATGCCCTCCTCTTTCTCCAACCCCAACGAACCGCGCTCGCTAACGTGCGCCGCGTGTGGATGCCACCGTAACTTCCACCGTCGCCGCGACACACCGGAAAATCATCACCGCTCCAACTCCAGGCCCAATTTCTTAAGCTTCTACCACTCCCCGCCACCGTCTCGTCACGGGGCGGGCCCGAGCTCCAGCCCAAGCCCAAGCCCGATGTCGAGCCCGAGCCCACCGCCAATCTCTCATCATTTCCCACCTTCCTCCCACCATTTCCAAGGCCCAATACCAGCCCACGGGCTCTTGGGCCTTGGAAATGAACATCATCATCAcatgagttttaattttaactctTCTTCCCACTGGAATCCAGAAAACTCGGGTGGGAAGA contains:
- the LOC100817446 gene encoding zinc-finger homeodomain protein 11, whose product is MDLTKDTNTLDTNSQTPPQPFTTNGSLKDHHHHHPTTVSPPQQPPSTAVAYKECLKNHAASIGGHALDGCGEFMPSSFSNPNEPRSLTCAACGCHRNFHRRRDTPENHHRSNSRPNFLSFYHSPPPSRHGAGPSSSPSPSPMSSPSPPPISHHFPPSSHHFQGPIPAHGLLGLGNEHHHHMSFNFNSSSHWNPENSGGKKRHRTKFSHEQKEKMHNFAEKLGWRMQKGDEGLVQDFCKEIGVSRGVFKVWMHNNKNTSGRKKSLEPGERINGTGSDSTDNNNNHPYNTNSTNDDTH